atttttcaacagaAGTATCATACAAGGTTTTCAGAGAAAGTCAACAATATAGCCAATAGATGATACGTTtaataagtttatttcaaatattcctTAAGACCAACTGTCCAATAACGTTAACAATCAAGGTAATGACAATGGCAATTTATTACAAAATCAGCGAAGGCTATTAATACACAATTTTCTACACATGAAAACATTCTAATATGACAACATCAAGGGGAAATGCTACAGCAACTATTTATACATATACTAAAAATGAttagataaaaatacaaaataaattatacatgcaTAATTCTACATCAATTCAGGTGCAATTTATATTAAAAGCTAATTGTATAGCTTGCAATCCAGGTACAACAAttcataaatattattaaaatcatataacaacactgaacacTACCATGTGTTTTGTTGTCCATGCTTCATTGATCTTGTCAAAATGAAACACAAGGTCAACAGATTGATCTCCGGAACGAAAAACTGAGCTGGTAAGAATTACCGGTAATACCTTTTCTTTAACTGTATTTAACTATTCTATTAACTTTGACTTTGGTCATCTCTATTCAAACGATCGAATGAGATGATTGTTGTGCTGTGTCCCTCTCTGGTCTGCATGAGTGGAATACCAAACCGAACACCAAGATGCTCAACTTCATATGACATATAACAATTTCCAAAAATTTAATGAATCctaagtcaaatacttcttgagatacatgcgacacaataCTTGTGTGTCCTTTATGCATAATTTTACAATCAAGGGCTATAGCCCTGACCTTACTGACACCAATACGCAACAGATCTTAgggcacaacttcacatgctgaataatactctTATGATATTTTGTggttaatacttttgacacaaacttttatgtccGTTTATGCAAATTTTATCTAAGTGAAACTGATGCGGCCATGTGATATCTCTAAAAGCCTAGGTGAACAGCTTCATATGCTGAATTAAATTGTTGTAATTTTCATAATTCTGgttcaaataccttttgagatacatgcaacacaaacttggACCCTGAGAACCTGGAAGTAGGGACGGACAGACGATGACAACTataaatgcccccccccccccactccatgCCTCCTCCTCCCACccgtaaaaaaaaagaaaagtttggGGAGCACAAATATGCATACAGTGACAGGCACGGGGCACATATCTAGTTTTTAATCAGCGTTTACTGCAGTATAAAATGGAATTCTTCTTATTGAATAACATATGCGTAACAATTTCTTTCATCTATAGGTGTGTTTGTTTGACCCATCTACCAGTCTCAATATATTTTGTGAGAAGATACTATCAAGCATGCTAGTTCAAgctaagaaaaagaaaaataagcttCAAATCTATCTGCCCTTTAGTAATAGCTgcatgtacttgcacacaaaactttaactaggattttccaagtcaaaaagggggcatattttggctaaaatgcagtTCAAAGTTATGAGActtaaattaatgctttcacaaaTTGCCAGCAGACATTTCAAAGCCCTTGTGAATATTTGTATGTTTCTGTACTTAAAAATCTTGTAACAAATACGGTAAAAAGGTTATTGAGAAGAGTGAATGCGCCGGTGCGAATCAAGGCTAGTCAAAGTCGTGAAGTCTTTCttacatatctgacaacgaaaaGTTCGTACTTTCTCATGTTTTAATCTTCTGTGTTCTTTTAACTTTTCTGGTTCTCTGAAGGACATTCTACATATCTGACAGACATACGGTCTAAGGTCAGCATGTACTTTGATATGAGTTGCAAGATCACTTGCTTCATAAAACATTTTCCCACAATCTCCACATGTGTGCCTTTTTTCTCCTGTATGTCTTCTTCGCATATGAGTTTTTAACAAAGACATTAAAAGGAAATCTTTACCACACTCCTTGCACTGGAAAGGCTTGATACCAGAATGCCCTTTCATGTGAATTCGTAAGGATTCCTTATATGAAAATTTAGCTAAACACTGTTCACACTGAAATGCTTTTTCATACGAGTGAACGGC
This window of the Mercenaria mercenaria strain notata chromosome 5, MADL_Memer_1, whole genome shotgun sequence genome carries:
- the LOC123558102 gene encoding zinc finger protein 454-like, with amino-acid sequence MRIHSGEKPHQCDICEKSFIIGYLLKLHKRIHTGERPYTCEVCKKSFREGNGLKRHMAVHSYEKAFQCEQCLAKFSYKESLRIHMKGHSGIKPFQCKECGKDFLLMSLLKTHMRRRHTGEKRHTCGDCGKMFYEASDLATHIKVHADLRPYVCQICRMSFREPEKLKEHRRLKHEKVRTFRCQICKKDFTTLTSLDSHRRIHSSQ